A genomic segment from Phragmites australis chromosome 6, lpPhrAust1.1, whole genome shotgun sequence encodes:
- the LOC133922392 gene encoding cysteine synthase-like isoform X2: MEVQEGRKGIPTLLSSQGECIASNITQLIGWTPLIELKNIAKKDGINARLIGKIEPYQPLSSVKDRSALRLIEDAEEKSLISPGITTLVTVTSGNLGIGVAFVAAQKGYKSIVVMPAKVAIDKQILLRYLGIEVILVDPALKGFKGLLDRVEQLKKEMENIYVVDQFTNPANPDAHFRWTGPEIWRDTEGKVDIFVTGSGSGGTLTGTGRFLKMKNPSVKLICVEPAESAVISGGEPAFHNIQGIGPGFVPETLDTSQIDEILTVTTQEAMDMARRLAREEGLLVGISSGANAAACLKVAAREENKGKMIVTMFSSGGERYLHSELFAQVKEECVKINMAF; this comes from the exons ATGGAGGTGCAGGAGGGAAGGAAAGGGATACCAACTTTGCTCTCCTCCCAGGGGGAGTGCATTGCATCCAACATCACACAG CTAATCGGTTGGACACCACTGATAGAACTGAAAAATATTGCCAAGAAGGATGGCATAAATGCTCGGCTGATTGGCAAGATTGAGCCGTACCAGCCCCTTTCCTCTGTGAAGGATAGAAGCGCTCTCAG ATTGATCGAAGATGCAGAGGAGAAAAGCTTGATCTCACCTGGCATCACAACACTAGTGACGGTCACGAGCGGTAATCTCGGTATTGGCGTGGCATTTGTTGCTGCTCAGAAAGGCTACAAGTCCATTGTCGTCATGCCAGCTAAAGTCGCCATAGATAAGCAGATATTGTTGAGATACTTGGGCATTGAAGTGATATTAGTCG ATCCTGCACTAAAGGGATTCAAGGGGCTACTTGATAGAGTCGAACAGCTGAAGAAGGAAATGGAAAATATTTATGTTGTGGATCAGTTCACTAATCCTGCGAATCCTGATGCGCATTTCAGATGGACTG GACCTGAGATATGGAGGGATACAGAAGGCAAAGTAGATATATTTGTCACCGGGTCTGGCTCTGGAGGCACCTTGACAGGCACAGGGAGGTTTCTCAAGATGAAGAATCCATCTGTAAAGCTAATCTGCGTTGAACCAGCTGAAAGCGCGGTAATTTCAG GTGGTGAGCCAGCGTTCCATAACATACAAGGAATAGGCCCAGGATTTGTCCCGGAAACACTGGACACATCACAAATAGATGAAATCTTAACAGTGACCACACAAGAAGCTATGGACATGGCGAGAAGGTTGGCAAGGGAGGAAGGACTGCTCGTCGGCATATCTTCAGGGGCAAATGCCGCTGCCTGCTTAAAG GTGGCAGCAAGAGAGGAGAACAAGGGCAAGATGATCGTGACGATGTTCTCCAGCGGTGGGGAGAGGTACCTGCACTCAGAACTGTTTGCGCAGGTGAAGGAGGAATGCGTCAAAATCAACATGGCCTTCTGA
- the LOC133922392 gene encoding cysteine synthase-like isoform X1, with product MEVQEGRKGIPTLLSSQGECIASNITQLIGWTPLIELKNIAKKDGINARLIGKIEPYQPLSSVKDRSALRLIEDAEEKSLISPGITTLVTVTSGNLGIGVAFVAAQKGYKSIVVMPAKVAIDKQILLRYLGIEVILVGKKLSTMSIIPMEQFSDGTYLYLADPALKGFKGLLDRVEQLKKEMENIYVVDQFTNPANPDAHFRWTGPEIWRDTEGKVDIFVTGSGSGGTLTGTGRFLKMKNPSVKLICVEPAESAVISGGEPAFHNIQGIGPGFVPETLDTSQIDEILTVTTQEAMDMARRLAREEGLLVGISSGANAAACLKVAAREENKGKMIVTMFSSGGERYLHSELFAQVKEECVKINMAF from the exons ATGGAGGTGCAGGAGGGAAGGAAAGGGATACCAACTTTGCTCTCCTCCCAGGGGGAGTGCATTGCATCCAACATCACACAG CTAATCGGTTGGACACCACTGATAGAACTGAAAAATATTGCCAAGAAGGATGGCATAAATGCTCGGCTGATTGGCAAGATTGAGCCGTACCAGCCCCTTTCCTCTGTGAAGGATAGAAGCGCTCTCAG ATTGATCGAAGATGCAGAGGAGAAAAGCTTGATCTCACCTGGCATCACAACACTAGTGACGGTCACGAGCGGTAATCTCGGTATTGGCGTGGCATTTGTTGCTGCTCAGAAAGGCTACAAGTCCATTGTCGTCATGCCAGCTAAAGTCGCCATAGATAAGCAGATATTGTTGAGATACTTGGGCATTGAAGTGATATTAGTCGGTAAAAAGCTAAGCACAATGTCCATTATACCAATGGAGCAATTCTCAGATGGAACCTACTTGTATCTTGCAGATCCTGCACTAAAGGGATTCAAGGGGCTACTTGATAGAGTCGAACAGCTGAAGAAGGAAATGGAAAATATTTATGTTGTGGATCAGTTCACTAATCCTGCGAATCCTGATGCGCATTTCAGATGGACTG GACCTGAGATATGGAGGGATACAGAAGGCAAAGTAGATATATTTGTCACCGGGTCTGGCTCTGGAGGCACCTTGACAGGCACAGGGAGGTTTCTCAAGATGAAGAATCCATCTGTAAAGCTAATCTGCGTTGAACCAGCTGAAAGCGCGGTAATTTCAG GTGGTGAGCCAGCGTTCCATAACATACAAGGAATAGGCCCAGGATTTGTCCCGGAAACACTGGACACATCACAAATAGATGAAATCTTAACAGTGACCACACAAGAAGCTATGGACATGGCGAGAAGGTTGGCAAGGGAGGAAGGACTGCTCGTCGGCATATCTTCAGGGGCAAATGCCGCTGCCTGCTTAAAG GTGGCAGCAAGAGAGGAGAACAAGGGCAAGATGATCGTGACGATGTTCTCCAGCGGTGGGGAGAGGTACCTGCACTCAGAACTGTTTGCGCAGGTGAAGGAGGAATGCGTCAAAATCAACATGGCCTTCTGA